The following coding sequences lie in one Asterias amurensis chromosome 18, ASM3211899v1 genomic window:
- the LOC139950894 gene encoding uncharacterized protein, giving the protein MKITIAVAIVLAFMQVQLLVATAAVSPDPGLACNSCCQGPAGIPGIPGSNGNHGQGLVGPRGDAGSPGEVGQPGVKGDKGSDGLVGEPGGEGDRGQKGEQGVGQPGKQGPKGLPGMIGLKGERGEPGPAGQTGEAGECCTRRSAFTAVRNAAFSPPSDWDPLPFEELLFSEEGTDFNLKNGTFTCNVPGVYVLMFSVLKPSHGSYLWVQLRKNGNTIVSGGLRDADYHQLSSSAVIPLIYGDQVHLAVRGPVYTDSDHYTSFTGFLLMKITLAVAIVLAFMQVQFLVATAAVSPDSGMTCNSCCQGPAGIPGIPGSNGNHGQGLVGPRGDDGSPGEVGQPGVKGDKGSDGLVGEPGAKGEHGLKGEQGVGQPGKQGLQGLPGMNGLKGERGEPGPAGQTGEAGECSTRRSAFNAVRNTAFNAPSDYDPLPFEELLFSEEGTDFNLNNGTFTCNVPGVYVLMFSVLKSSSESYLFVKLMKNGNTIVKGRVNDAGYHQVSSSAVIPLHYEDQVHLAVHGYVYSSSNHYTSFTGFLLYEI; this is encoded by the exons ATGAAGATTACTATAGCAGTGGCCATTGTTTTGGCTTTTATGCAAGTTCAGCTCCTGGTGGCTACAGCAGCAGTTTCACCTGATCCGGGACTGGCGTGTAACTCCTGCTgccagggcccagccggtataccgggaatccctggatctaatgggaaccatggtcaaggACTTGTAGGCCCCAGAGGTGATGCTGGCTCtcctggtgaggtaggtcaacccggggttaaaggagacaaggggtcagatggactggtaGGTGAGCCAGGCGGTGAAGGGGATCGTGGCCagaagggagagcaaggagtcggtcaaccagggaaacaaggacctaaaggtctgcctgggatgattggtttgaagggggagagaggtgaacctggaccagctggacagactggtGAAGCAGGTGAATGTTGTACGCGACGGTctgccttcactgcagtgaggaATGCCGCGTTTAGCCCTCCATCCGACTGGGATcctctgccctttgaagagttattgttttcagaggaagggactgatttcaacttgaaaaacggcacgtttacgtgtaatgtgcctggggtatacgtattgatgttctcagtcTTAAAACCATCACATGGGTCTTACCTATGGGTCCAGCTAAGGAAGAAcggtaacaccattgtttcAGGGGGTTTACGCGATGCAGATTATCATCAGTTGAGCAgcagtgcagtgattcccctgATCTATGGggatcaagttcacttagctgtGCGCGGTCCAGTATATACTGACTCTGACCATTACACGTCTTTCACTGGATTCCTGTTG atgaagattacgttagcagtggccattgttttggcttttatgcaagttcagtTCCTGGTGGCTACAGCAGCAGTTTCACCTGATTCGGGAATGACGTGTAACTCTTGCTgccagggcccagccggtataccggggatccctggatctaatgggaaccatggtcaaggACTTGTAGGCCCCAGAGGTGATGATGGCTCtcctggtgaggtaggtcaacccggggttaaaggagacaaggggtcagatggactggttggtgagccaggcgctaaaggggaacatggactgaagggagagcaaggagtcggtcaaccagggaaacaaggacttcaaggtctgcctgggatgaatggtttgaagggggagagaggtgaacctggaccagctggacagaccggTGAAGCAGGTGAATGTAGTACGCGACGGTCCGCCTTCAATGCAGTGAGGAATACCGCCTTCAACGCTCCATCCGACTATGATcctctgccctttgaagagttattgttttcagaggaagggactgatttcaacttgaataacggcacgtttacgtgtaatgtgcctggggtatacgtattgatgttctcagtcCTGAAATCATCAAGTGAGTCCTACCTATTTGTCAAGCTGATGAAGAACGGTAACACCATTGTAAAAGGTCGTGTAAACGATGCAGGTTATCATCAAGTGAGCAgcagtgcagtgattcccctgcactatgaagatcaagttcacttagctgtacACGGTTACGTATATAGTAGCTCTAACCATTACACGTCTTTCACTGGATTCCTGCTGTACGAAATCTAA